The following proteins are co-located in the Microplitis demolitor isolate Queensland-Clemson2020A chromosome 5, iyMicDemo2.1a, whole genome shotgun sequence genome:
- the LOC103571949 gene encoding malate dehydrogenase, mitochondrial produces the protein MLPRFIKPAVIAQGAKQLSTSTQRNAKVAVMGASGGIGQPLSLLLKQSPLVTELSLYDIVNTPGVAADLSHIDTHSKVKGFTGPGELKDSLRGAQVVIIPAGVPRKPGMTRDDLFNTNASIVRDLAVAIAEVAPKAFVAIISNPVNSTVPIASEVLQKAGVYDPNRVFGVTTLDIVRSNAFIAEAKGLDPQKVSVPVIGGHSGITIIPVISQAKPSVSFPDDKLKALTERIQEAGTEVVKAKAGTGSATLSMAYAGARFGFSLIRALNGEQNIIECAYVRSNVTEAKYFSTPVLLGKNGVEKNLGLGKLSGFEEKLLAAAIPELKKNIQKGEDFVNKK, from the exons atgttgcCACGTTTTATTAAACCTGCAGTTATTGCTCAAGGAGCTAAACAATTATCAACCAGCACTCAg cGAAATGCCAAAGTCGCTGTCATGGGTGCCAGTGGTGGTATTGGACAACCATTATCACTTTTGCTAAAGCAATCACCTCTTGTAACAGAATTATCTCTTTATGATATTGTCAATACTCCTGGTGTTGCTGCTGATCTGTCCCATATCGACACCCACTCAAAAGTCAAGGGTTTCACTGGTCCTGGAGAATTGAAGGATTCGCTCCGAGGTGCtcag gtTGTCATTATTCCTGCTGGTGTCCCTCGTAAACCAGGAATGACCCGTGATGATCTTTTCAATACAAACGCATCAATCGTAAGAGATTTGGCAGTAGCTATTGCTGAAGTTGCTCCAAAAGCTTTCGTCGCTATTATTTCAAATCCTGTTAACAGCACAGTACCTATTGCCAGTGAAGTTTTACAAAAAGCTGGTGTGTATGATCCAAACAGAGTTTTCGGAGTAACCACATTAGATATCGTTAGATCTAATGCCTTCATTGCTGAAGCTAAG GGTTTGGATCCTCAAAAAGTTTCAGTACCAGTAATTGGTGGTCACAGTggtattaccataattcctgTTATTTCACAAGCTAAACCAAGTGTCTCATTCCCAGATGACAAGCTTAAAGCACTTACTGAAAGAATTCAAGAAGCTGGAACAGAAGTTGTTAAAGCTAAAGCTGGAACTGGTTCAGCTACTCTATCAATGGCGTATGCTGGTGCTCGTTTTGGTTTTTCATTAATTCGGGCACTCAATGGTGAACAAAATATCATCGAATGCGCTTACGTCAGATCTAATGTTACTGAAGCCAAATACTTTTCAACTCCTGTTCTTCTTGGC aAAAATGGAGTAGAGAAGAATCTTGGTTTGGGAAAACTGAGTggttttgaagaaaaattgttGGCTGCAGCAATTCcagaattgaagaaaaatatccaaaaagGTGAAGACTTTGTGAATAAAAAGTGA